Proteins co-encoded in one Juglans regia cultivar Chandler chromosome 16, Walnut 2.0, whole genome shotgun sequence genomic window:
- the LOC108982946 gene encoding ferredoxin--nitrite reductase, chloroplastic, whose protein sequence is MSSLSVRFLSPPLSSSTSAWPRTRSSSTQSVAPVTEEVEVEVERLEPRVEEREGYWVLKEKFREGINPSEKVKLQKEPMKLFMENGIEELAKMSLEEIENSKVTKDDIDVRLKWLGLFHRRKHQYGRFMMRLKLPNGVTTSAQTRYLASVIRKYGKDGCADVTTRQNWQIRGVVLPDVPEILKGLAEVGLTSLQSGMDNVRNPVGNPLAGIDPHEIVDTRPYSNLLSQFLTANSFGNPAVTNLPRKWNVCVVGSHDLFEHPHINDLAYMPAVKDERFGFNLLVGGFFSPKRCAEAVPLDAWVPADDVIPVCEAILEAYRDLGNRGNRQKTRMMWLIDELGIEGFRSEVVKRMPQNQLERASPEDLIQKQWERRDYLGVHPQKQEGFSYAGLHIPVGRVQADDMDELARLADSYGSGELRLTVEQNIIIPNIENSKLNELLEEPLLKDRFSPEPPILMKGLVACTGNQFCGQAIIETKARALKVTEEVERLVAVTRPIRMHWTGCPNTCGQVQVADIGFMGCMARDENRKPCEGVDVFLGGKIGSDSHLGDLYKKGVPCKDLVPLVVDILVKHFGAVPREREDEED, encoded by the exons ATGTCGTCGCTCTCAGTGCGCTTTCTTTCACCTCCCCTGTCCTCTTCCACCTCTGCATGGCCAAGGACAAGGTCCTCATCCACTCAATCGGTGGCACCTGTTAcggaggaggtggaggtggaggtggagagGCTGGAGCCGAGagtggaagagagagaagggtaCTGGGTGTTGAAGGAGAAGTTCAGGGAAGGCATAAACCCTTCGGAGAAGGTGAAGCTTCAAAAAGAGCCCATGAAGCTTTTCATGGAAAATGGGATAGAAGAGCTGGCCAAGATGTCGCTGGAGGAGATTGAGAACAGTAAAGTTACTAAGGACGATATTGATGTGAGGCTTAAGTGGCTTGGTCTCTTCCATAGGAGAAAGCATCAAT ATGGTAGATTTATGATGCGACTGAAGCTACCTAATGGGGTGACAACAAGTGCACAAACTCGATACTTGGCGAGTGTGATTAGGAAATATGGTAAGGATGGGTGCGCCGATGTGACAACCAGGCAAAATTGGCAAATTCGTGGAGTGGTACTGCCTGATGTGCCGGAAATACTTAAAGGTCTAGCAGAAGTTGGCTTGACAAGCCTGCAGAGTGGAATGGACAATGTGAGAAACCCTGTTGGGAACCCTCTTGCAGGGATTGATCCACACGAGATTGTTGATACACGGCCTTACTCCAACTTGTTATCACAGTTTCTCACTGCCAATTCATTTGGTAACCCGGCGGTCACTAACTT GCCAAGGAAGTGGAATGTGTGCGTGGTGGGTTCTCATGATCTCTTTGAGCATCCTCACATCAATGATCTTGCTTACATGCCTGCTGTAAAGGATGAACGGTTTGGTTTCAATCTGCTGGTTGGAGGCTTCTTTAGTCCCAAGCGATGTGCAGAGGCAGTACCTCTTGATGCCTGGGTCCCGGCAGATGATGTGATCCCAGTGTGCGAAGCCATACTAGAGGCTTATAGGGATCTCGGCAACAGAGGGAACCGGCAAAAAACAAGAATGATGTGGTTGATTGATGAACTT GGTATTGAAGGATTCAGGTCAGAGGTAGTCAAAAGAATGCCCCAAAACCAGCTGGAGAGAGCTTCTCCTGAAGACCTGATTCAGAAGCAATGGGAAAGGAGAGATTATCTTGGTGTCCATCCACAGAAGCAAGAAGGTTTTAGTTATGCGGGTCTTCACATTCCTGTAGGTCGAGTCCAGGCAGATGACATGGATGAACTAGCTCGTTTGGCAGACTCATATGGTTCAGGTGAACTCCGGCTGACTGTGGAGCAAAACATCATAATTCCAAACATTGAGAACTCAAAACTCAACGAGTTACTTGAAGAGCCTCTATTGAAAGACAGGTTTTCACCAGAACCGCCTATTCTTATGAAAGGGTTGGTGGCATGCACTGGCAACCAATTCTGTGGGCAGGCCATTATAGAGACAAAGGCCAGGGCCTTGAAGGTGACTGAGGAAGTTGAAAGGCTAGTGGCAGTGACTCGGCCAATTAGGATGCACTGGACTGGCTGTCCAAACACTTGTGGGCAGGTACAAGTGGCTGATATTGGTTTCATGGGGTGCATGGCAAGGGATGAGAATAGGAAGCCTTGCGAAGGTGTTGATGTTTTTTTGGGAGGCAAAATTGGTAGCGACTCACATTTGggagatctttacaagaagggtgTTCCTTGCAAGGACTTGGTGCCATTAGTTGTGGACATTCTGGTTAAACATTTTGGAGCCGTACCGAGGGAGAGGGAAGACGAGGAGGACTGA
- the LOC108982948 gene encoding uncharacterized protein LOC108982948, which produces MMANPDASTLIASSESSGKKATHLADSNINMLQPSSSHQSRTSSDGPIAILWDIENCPVPSDVRPEDAAGNIRMALQVHPVIKGAVVMFSAYGDFNAFPRRLREGCQRTGVKLIDVPNGRKDAADKAILVDMFLFALDNPPPSSIMLISGDVDFAPALHILGQRGYTVILVIPACVAVSSALTNAGKFVWDWPSVVRGEGFVPPTKVLMPPRGGVADTAVYLMGCHINDNPNAQNDEEAIVYRGISESYCNLRDLSLWSQSLSEYNNISSTLPCLPTTLRSQSLPSGLNEVSGGGVSSGDQMESTLWVQPGDLNGLKSQLVKLLELSGGCLLLTRVPAEYHKCFGRPLYVSEYGALKLVNLFRKMGDTMVVEGKGRQKFVHLRKSGPSAPPLVLTRKDKKGKGTQEECIDNNVTGGGSSDEFLDEERVVIEENDVSKSRYYNQGTAARCEIDDRSLEQFKYELQEILVSYSCPIFLGSFEAIYQQRYKKPLEYKKLGVNQLEELLEKVSDVVELHEEPINKRKFLAAVSG; this is translated from the coding sequence ATGATGGCTAATCCAGATGCATCGACATTGATAGCATCTTCGGAATCCTCTGGAAAAAAGGCCACACATTTGGCAGATTCAAACATAAACATGCTTCAACCTTCTTCAAGCCATCAAAGTCGAACCTCCTCAGATGGTCCTATTGCTATCCTTTGGGACATTGAGAATTGCCCTGTCCCAAGTGATGTCCGCCCTGAAGATGCAGCTGGTAATATTAGAATGGCTTTGCAGGTTCACCCTGTAATTAAAGGAGCGGTTGTGATGTTTTCTGCCTACGGAGATTTTAATGCATTCCCTAGGCGACTCAGAGAAGGCTGTCAGAGAACCGGTGTCAAGCTTATAGATGTCCCAAACGGGAGAAAGGATGCTGCTGACAAGGCAATCTTGGTTGACATGTTTCTGTTTGCCCTTGATAACCCTCCACCTTCTTCCATCATGTTGATCTCTGGGGATGTAGATTTTGCTCCAGCACTTCACATTCTTGGCCAACGTGGATATACAGTGATCCTTGTTATCCCCGCTTGCGTTGCCGTTTCCTCAGCACTCACTAATGCTGGTAAGTTTGTTTGGGACTGGCCTAGTGTGGTTCGTGGGGAAGGCTTTGTTCCCCCCACCAAGGTTTTAATGCCCCCTCGTGGAGGTGTAGCTGACACTGCAGTGTATCTCATGGGATGTCATATCAATGACAACCCCAATGCCCAAAATGATGAGGAGGCAATTGTATATAGGGGAATCTCAGAAAGTTATTGCAATTTGAGGGATCTCTCATTATGGTCACAATCTTTATCTGAATACAACAATATTTCTTCAACCTTGCCTTGTCTTCCTACGACTTTGAGATCACAAAGTCTTCCTTCTGGTTTGAATGAAGTTTCAGGAGGTGGTGTTTCTTCTGGTGATCAGATGGAATCTACTTTGTGGGTACAGCCTGGAGATCTAAATGGACTAAAAAGCCAGTTGGTAAAATTGCTGGAACTTTCAGGAGGATGCCTGCTTCTGACCCGAGTTCCAGCCGAGTACCACAAGTGTTTTGGGCGGCCTCTTTATGTATCAGAGTATGGAGCATTGAAGCTGGTAAATCTTTTCAGGAAGATGGGTGACACAATGGTTGTAGAGGGGAAGGGCCGTCAGAAATTTGTCCATCTTCGAAAGTCTGGCCCCAGTGCTCCACCTTTGGTTTTGACAAGGAAGGATAAGAAGGGAAAGGGGACCCAGGAAGAGTGTATTGATAATAATGTCACAGGTGGTGGCTCTTCAGATGAATTCTTAGATGAAGAGAGAGTGGTTATCGAAGAAAATGATGTGAGCAAGAGCCGATATTATAATCAGGGAACAGCAGCCCGTTGTGAAATTGATGACCGCAGTCTTGAGCAGTTCAAGTATGAGTTGCAAGAGATTCTAGTCAGCTATTCTTGTCCAATTTTTCTCGGTAGCTTTGAGGCGATATACCAGCAACGGTACAAGAAACCtcttgaatataaaaaattaggTGTGAATCAGCTAGAGGAACTGCTTGAGAAAGTGAGCGATGTGGTGGAGTTGCATGAAGAACCCATAAACAAGAGGAAGTTCCTGGCTGCCGTTAGTGGCTAG